One genomic region from Terriglobia bacterium encodes:
- a CDS encoding arginine decarboxylase, pyruvoyl-dependent: MVPKRIFLTKGVGKHKERLTSFELALRDAGIAAQNLVRVSSIFPPNCKVIPRAQGLKYLSPGEVVFAVVAENSTREPHRLVASSIGLAIPADRSTYGYLSEHHSFGETDQVAGDYAEELAAEMLATTLNVEFDPDKSWDEKKEVYRMSNKIVRTMNITQSAVGDKKSLWTTTIAAAILIFE; the protein is encoded by the coding sequence ATGGTCCCCAAGCGCATATTTCTCACCAAGGGGGTGGGAAAGCACAAAGAACGGCTGACATCGTTCGAGCTGGCGCTCCGTGATGCCGGCATCGCAGCCCAGAACCTGGTGCGGGTTTCATCCATCTTCCCGCCGAACTGCAAAGTCATTCCGCGCGCGCAGGGGTTGAAGTATCTCTCTCCCGGCGAAGTCGTCTTCGCCGTCGTCGCCGAAAACAGCACTCGCGAACCGCACCGTCTGGTGGCATCCAGCATCGGCCTGGCTATTCCGGCCGACCGCAGCACTTACGGCTACCTGAGCGAACACCACTCGTTCGGCGAAACCGACCAGGTGGCCGGCGATTACGCCGAGGAACTGGCCGCCGAAATGCTCGCAACCACGCTGAACGTCGAGTTCGATCCGGACAAGAGCTGGGACGAGAAGAAAGAAGTCTACCGGATGTCGAACAAGATCGTGCGCACGATGAACATCACCCAGTCGGCGGTGGGCGATAAGAAGTCGCTGTGGACGACCACGATCGCGGCGGCAATTCTGATATTCGAGTAG
- a CDS encoding deoxyhypusine synthase family protein produces MPDKKKTKKSADGAVNRALHDPISDKLTPLEPLDLSKIKGIDDLVRAMGRTAFTARQVGQCADVLEAMARDKDAFRVMTLAGAMTVAKQGLIITELIDRGIVNAIVSTGALMAHGLVEAAGKAHFVYDEKMNDVELYEAGYNRVYDTLEPETNLNFVEGIVSKILEAWDAENEVMCSWRLNHLIGKYLSEKVRGRGILKSAYERGVPVFVPAFSDSEMGLDLAVHNGKRKRAGRPEIQFNPFLDMNHFADTLLKQKRLGIFTIGGGVPRNWSQQFGPYIDLRVRRGGEDLPLKRYHYGLRICPEPVHWGGLSGSPYQEAISWGKFVPPEEGGKFGELFLDATVGLPLVVGAVLERLDKKKK; encoded by the coding sequence GTGCCCGACAAGAAGAAGACGAAGAAGTCTGCAGACGGAGCCGTTAACCGAGCTCTCCACGACCCCATCTCCGACAAGCTGACACCACTGGAGCCGCTCGATCTCTCCAAGATCAAGGGTATCGACGACCTCGTGCGCGCCATGGGCCGGACCGCGTTCACCGCCCGGCAGGTCGGACAGTGCGCCGACGTGCTCGAAGCCATGGCTCGCGACAAAGATGCTTTCAGGGTGATGACGCTTGCTGGCGCCATGACGGTCGCCAAGCAGGGGCTAATCATCACCGAGTTGATCGACCGTGGGATCGTGAACGCCATTGTCTCGACCGGCGCGTTGATGGCGCACGGACTGGTAGAAGCCGCCGGGAAAGCTCACTTCGTCTATGACGAGAAGATGAACGACGTCGAACTCTACGAGGCCGGTTACAACCGCGTCTACGACACGCTGGAGCCGGAGACGAATCTGAACTTCGTCGAGGGGATCGTCTCCAAGATCCTCGAGGCTTGGGACGCCGAGAACGAAGTAATGTGCTCGTGGCGGTTGAACCACCTGATCGGGAAATACCTCAGCGAGAAGGTGCGTGGGCGCGGCATCCTGAAGTCTGCCTACGAGAGGGGCGTTCCGGTGTTTGTGCCGGCCTTCAGCGACTCCGAAATGGGCCTCGACTTGGCTGTCCACAATGGCAAGCGCAAGCGCGCCGGGCGGCCGGAGATCCAGTTCAATCCATTTCTCGACATGAATCACTTTGCCGACACCCTGCTGAAGCAGAAGCGGCTCGGCATCTTCACCATCGGTGGCGGAGTTCCGCGCAATTGGTCTCAGCAATTCGGGCCGTACATAGACCTGCGCGTACGCCGGGGCGGGGAAGACCTGCCGCTCAAGCGCTATCACTACGGCCTGCGCATTTGCCCCGAGCCCGTTCACTGGGGCGGCCTCTCCGGCTCGCCCTACCAGGAGGCGATTTCCTGGGGCAAGTTCGTGCCGCCGGAAGAAGGTGGAAAGTTCGGAGAGTTGTTCCTTGATGCGACAGTTGGGCTACCGCTGGTTGTCGGAGCAGTACTGGAACGGTTGGATAAAAAGAAGAAGTGA